A part of Miscanthus floridulus cultivar M001 chromosome 6, ASM1932011v1, whole genome shotgun sequence genomic DNA contains:
- the LOC136456369 gene encoding peroxiredoxin-2C-like, giving the protein MAPIAVGDSLPDGQLGWFDENDQLQQVSVHALAAGKKVIVFGVPGAFTPTCSNQHVPGFITQAEQLKAKGVDEILLISVNDPFVMKAWAKTYPENKHVKFLADGSGAYTKALDLELDLTEKGLGVRSKRFALLADDLKVTVANIEEGGQFTISGAEEILKAL; this is encoded by the exons ATGGCTCCGATCGCTGTCGGCGACTCCCTCCCCGACGGCCAGCTCGGGTGGTTCGACGAGAACGACCAGCTGCAGCAGGTCTCCGTCCACGCGCTCGCCGCCGGCAAGAAGGTCATCGTCTTCGGCGTCCCCGGCGCCTTCACGCCGACCTGCAG CAACCAGCATGTGCCAGGCTTCATTACACAGGCTGAGCAGCTCAAAGCCAAGGGTGTAGATGAGATCCTGCTTATCAGCG TTAACGACCCATTTGTCATGAAGGCATGGGCAAAGACTTACCCTGAGAACAAACATGTGAAGTTCCTTGCTGACGGATCTGGAGCATACACCAAGGCACTCGATCTTGAGCTTGATCTTACAGAGAAAGGACTGGGCGTCCGCTCAAAAAGGTTTGCTCTTCTGGCTGACGACCTCAAGGTCACTGTCGCAAACATCGAGGAAGGTGGACAGTTCACAATCTCCGGTGCTGAGGAGATCCTGAAAGCCCTTTAG
- the LOC136456368 gene encoding rop guanine nucleotide exchange factor 12-like: MVGGFLRRGHSLDRFLSRRRRAVSPSPSFSSSSSSSSSPSSPRGSSVRSGMAEDDDDAPTTAPPPLPLQKRVLSRSHGSRATPGRSQSQDLPPVPSRTVRDSGPPSELDLMKEKFAKLLLGEDMSGTGKGVSSALALSNAITNLAASIFGEQRRLEPMSAERRSRWNKEIDCLLSVADHIVEFAPSQQVSEDGTNIEVMGTQQRGDLLVNIPALRKLDAMLLEYLDSFGEAQEFWYVAKEADGGEDADDTCNKWWIPTVRVPAEGLSEASRKWLQHQKELVGQVLKAAMAINADVLGEMEIPEEYIESLPKNGRSILGDSIYKIITDDVFDPNELLQSVDLSTEHKIVNLKDRIEASVVIWHRKICHKLSWAHAGVSLEKREEFEERAQTALLILKHRFPGIPQSSLDISKIQYNTDVGYALLESYSRTLESLAFAVLSRIEDVLHADAVACDPNKRTKSRRRPSLESPVPDATAEAHHGSCVHWQDQDAEDGEKHPDGNNGRKLKKIHRVVTKKFLHTQQIDNVASGLKSFTHR, from the exons ATGGTCGGTGGGTTCCTGCGGCGCGGCCACAGCCTTGACAGGTTCCTGTCGAGGAGGCGGCGGGCCGTCTCGCCCAGCCCCTCgttctcgtcgtcgtcgtcctcctcctcttcgcCGTCGTCTCCGCGTGGCAGCAGCGTCAGGAGCGGGATggcggaggacgacgacgacgcgccCACCAcggcgccaccgccgctgccgctgcagaAACGAGTCCTGTCCAGGAGCCATGGCTCGCGGGCCACTCCTGGCCGGTCCCAGTCCCAGGACCTGCCGCCGGTGCCATCGAGAACCGTCCGCGACAGTGGACCGCCTTCAG AGTTGGATTTGATGAAGGAGAAATTCGCCAAGCTGCTGCTTGGGGAGGACATGTCCGGCACGGGCAAAGGGGTGTCCTCCGCTCTCGCTCTCTCCAATGCCATCACAAACCTCGCAGCCTCCATATTCGGCGAACAGCGCCGCCTCGAGCCCATGTCTGCGGAGCGGAGATCGCGATGGAACAAGGAAATCGACTGCCTCCTCTCGGTCGCCGACCACATCGTCGAGTTCGCTCCCTCGCAACAAGTATCCGAGGATGGAACAAACATCGAG GTGATGGGCACTCAGCAGCGCGGTGATCTCCTTGTCAACATCCCCGCCTTGCGAAAACTCGACGCCATGCTCCTC GAGTATCTTGACAGTTTCGGCGAGGCCCAGGAGTTCTGGTACGTGGCGAAAGAAGCGGACGGCGGTGAGGACGCTGACGACACGTGCAACAAATGGTGGATCCCGACGGTGAGGGTCCCCGCCGAGGGCCTGTCGGAGGCGTCCAGGAAGTGGCTTCAGCACCAGAAGGAGCTTGTAGGGCAAGTGCTCAAGGCGGCCATGGCCATCAACGCCGATGTCCTCGGAGAGATGGAGATCCCCGAGGAGTACATCGAGTCCCTCCCAAAG AATGGAAGGTCCATTCTTGGAGACTCGATATACAAAATCATAACCGACGATGTTTTCGACCCCAACGAGCTCCTGCAGTCCGTAGACCTGTCGACAGAGCACAAGATCGTGAATCTCAAGGACCGGATCGAGGCCTCCGTCGTCATCTGGCACAGGAAGATCTGTCACAAGCTCTCGTGGGCCCATGCTGGCGTCAGCTTGGAGAAGCGGGAGGAGTTCGAAGAGCGGGCGCAGACTGCCCTGCTCATCCTCAAGCACAGGTTCCCCGGCATCCCTCAATCGTCGCTCGACATTAGCAAGATCCAGTACAATACG GATGTTGGGTATGCCCTCTTGGAGAGCTACTCCAGGACACTCGAGAGCCTAGCTTTTGCAGTTCTGTCTCGGATCGAAGACGTTCTCCACGCCGACGCCGTGGCTTGCGATCCCAACAAGCGGACCAAGTCTAGGAGACGGCCTAGTCTAGAGTCTCCTGTTCCTGATGCCACCGCTGAAGCGCATCACGGCAGTTGCGTGCATTGGCAGGACCAAGACGCTGAGGACGGCGAGAAGCATCCGGATGGTAATAACGGTAGAAAGCTGAAGAAGATTCACAGGGTGGTGACGAAGAAGTTCCTTCACACACAACAAATCGACAATGTGGCGAGTGGGTTGAAGAGCTTCACACACAGATAG